ACGCCGATCCTCGTCGGCGCGATCATCGCCGCCATGGTGGCCAGGAGCTCTAAAGACGCCGGACTCAGCAAGGCCCGCAGCGACAAGGGCATCCTGATTGCATCCGGCCTGATCGCCGGTGGCGCAATCATCGGCGTCGTCATCAGCGTGCTGACGGCGATTGACGATGAATATCTAAAGAGCTTCGATCTGATGGGATGGTTGGAAATGCCCAGCCATTTGAGCAATCCGGATGGATACGTGTCGATTTCAAACTGGCTCGGCTTAATCGCCTTCCTCGCCCTCTGCGTCTTCGCCTACTTCGACTCCTGCCGTGCCAAGGCCCTGCCGCACGACCCGGACAGGCCCGCCCCACCGGCCGGGCATCATTGATGCCCAACGCCGCCGAACGAGCCCGATGTCAGGTGTGATCGGTCCGGGGGCGCCCCGCTCCCAATGACCAATCTGCTGGGCCCAAAGCGCTCTGCTCTTGATTCTCGTCAGCGAGCCATTTGGGAAAGCCCTGCGGATCAGCCGGCGGCCTTGTTCTCCGCGAGCTTCTCTCTCTCCCACTTCTTCACAATCGGACTGATCACCAGCAGGATCAAGCCCGCGGCGATGCCGCCGAGCATGATCCGGAAGAAAAGCTTCTCAAACCCCCAATCCGGCTCCTTGCTCGCCAGTTTTCCGGCCACGATGTGGGCGAATGCGGTAAAGAGAAACCAAAAGCCCATCATCGTTCCGCCGAGACGAGCGGGGGCCATCTTCGTGATCATGGAGAGGCCGACCGGCGAGAGACACAACTCCCCCATCGTATGGATCAGATAGCAGAGCAGCAGCAGGTACATGCCCGCCTTGGCTCCGTCGTTCGTCTGCCTGGCCGCGAACACGAGGAATACAAAGCCCGCGCCCACAAGGACAAGCCCGAAGACAAACTTCACCGGCGACGACGGATTGAGCCCGGCGCGATCCAGCCGCACCCAAAGCCACGAAAACACGGGTGCGAGCAGGACGATAAAGATGGCATTGACCGACTGGAAACTGGAAGCCTTCAACTCGGTCCCAAAGATGTTTCGATTGATGTGACGATCCGTAAAGAGATTGATGGAGCTGCCCGCCTGCTCGAATGCGGCCCAAAAGGCCAGCGAAGCGATCGTCAGGATAATGGCCACGAAAATACCATGCCGCTCGATAATCGTCGATTTGGACGCCTCATATACGATGTAAACAAGAAATGCGCCGGCCGCGACAGGGCTGGCATACTCCGCGACATAGTCCGGCTTGGAAACCAGAAAAGCGGCGATGGGAACAAGAATAATCGCAAGAACATACGTCAGAATCTCTCGTTTCGTGAACAACGCCTCTATGGCCGTCGGACTCACCGCCTTGGGACGAAGGCCCTTGTCGCCAAGATGACGGCGAAATGTCAGGAAGGTGACGAGGCCCAGGACCATGCCGATCCCCGCGATGAGGAATCCATAGTGATATCCGTAGGTCTCGCCAATCGTCCCGCAGACCAGTGGTGCGACCGTGGCCCCGACATTGATGCCCATATAGAAAATTGTGAACGCACTATCGCGTCGAGCGTCACCGGGGGAATAGAGGCTGCCCACGATCGTCGAAATGTTGGGCTTGAAGAACCCATTGCCAACGATGATGAAGCCGAGTGAGACATAAAACGAAGTTAGTCCCTGCGTGATGATTCCTAAGCCGGCGGCCGCCAGTCCGAATTCACCGATGGCCATCAGGACGCCGCCCAGGATGATGGCGCGCCGATAGCCGAGGATCCGATCCGCTAAGAACCCGCCCAACAGCGGCGTCGCATATACGAGTCCGTTGTAAGCACCGTATGACAGCGGGCCGAATCGGTCGTCGAACAGAAAGACCTTCGTCATGTAGAAGATCAGGAGCGCCCGCATCCCGTAGAAATTGAACCGTTCCCACAGCTCGGTGAAGAACAGCACGTAAAGTCCCAGGGGGTGACCGAGGAAGGTTTTTTCCGATCCGATTTGTCCGGGGGAGTTCGCGGCGGGCTGCATATTGTCCTCTGCGAGTGACTGAGGTGACAGTGATGCCTGTGTACAACGGATTCTCGCGCTATCAGAGGCGCAAACGGTTCGGGGCAGGATAGCCCCATGCGCCTCGCCGTCAAAGCCCTATCTTAACGGACGATCAATGGGTGATGACCAGGAAACGCCCCATAA
This genomic stretch from Planctomycetia bacterium harbors:
- a CDS encoding peptide MFS transporter, which translates into the protein MQPAANSPGQIGSEKTFLGHPLGLYVLFFTELWERFNFYGMRALLIFYMTKVFLFDDRFGPLSYGAYNGLVYATPLLGGFLADRILGYRRAIILGGVLMAIGEFGLAAAGLGIITQGLTSFYVSLGFIIVGNGFFKPNISTIVGSLYSPGDARRDSAFTIFYMGINVGATVAPLVCGTIGETYGYHYGFLIAGIGMVLGLVTFLTFRRHLGDKGLRPKAVSPTAIEALFTKREILTYVLAIILVPIAAFLVSKPDYVAEYASPVAAGAFLVYIVYEASKSTIIERHGIFVAIILTIASLAFWAAFEQAGSSINLFTDRHINRNIFGTELKASSFQSVNAIFIVLLAPVFSWLWVRLDRAGLNPSSPVKFVFGLVLVGAGFVFLVFAARQTNDGAKAGMYLLLLCYLIHTMGELCLSPVGLSMITKMAPARLGGTMMGFWFLFTAFAHIVAGKLASKEPDWGFEKLFFRIMLGGIAAGLILLVISPIVKKWEREKLAENKAAG